The proteins below are encoded in one region of Styela clava chromosome 4, kaStyClav1.hap1.2, whole genome shotgun sequence:
- the LOC144422080 gene encoding uncharacterized protein LOC144422080 — protein sequence MKYTLRQESARDHVDGLLSFIQRPNVYISDIASQVAHHGENRLPDMFEPYKGMLYEWSKKNLLLQKEGLLKKVEIDPDANPEKYYSLLDRFHTKSKKKGPERSFRDLRNCMLDVNSSVAEQQNAVMARDR from the exons ATGAAATACACTCTTCGACAGGAATCGGCAAGGGACCATGTCGATGGATTATTGTCATTTATACAACGTCCAAATGTATACATTTCGGATATTGCATCACAG GTTGCTCATCATGGTGAAAATCGCCTCCCAGACATGTTTGAGCCATATAAAGGCATGCTATACGAGTggagcaaaaaaaatttattactacAAAAGGAGGGCTTGTTAAAAAAAGTAGAAATAGACCCAGATGCAAATCCTGAAAAGTATTACAGCCTACTCGACAGGTTTCATACTAAATCTAAAAAGAAAGGACCTGAAAGGTCATTTCGAGATCTTCGGAATTGCATGCTTGACGTAAACTCAAGTGTAGCAGAACAGCAAAATGCTGTAATGGCCCGAGACAGGTAA